CAGATCGCCAAGACCTACGCGGCGGCGGGAGCACATGCCCTCTCCATCCTGACCGATGAGGAGTTCTTCCAAGGTCGCTTGGAGTATTTGACCCGGATCCGACAAGAGGTGGCCCTGCCCTGTTTGCGAAAGGATTTCATTATCCACGAGGCGCAGATTTTTGAGGCAGCCGTGGCGGGGGCGGACGCGGTCCTTTTGATCGTGGCGGCGCTTTCCCAAGAGGAGTTACTCCATCTTTTGGATGTGGCGGCCCGACACCATTTGGACGCTTTGGTGGAGGTGCACGATGCCGAGGAACTGCGCCGCGCCCTGGATAGCCCGGCTCGACTGATCGGGATCAACAATCGGAATCTCAAGACCTTTGAGGTCGATCTCGCTACGACGCACGCCCTGGCGGAGGAGGTCGAGGAGGGGCGCATTCTCATCAGCGAAAGTGGGATCAAAACGGTGGCCCATGCGCGCGAGGTCTTTCGCGGGGGGGCGGATGCCATTCTGGTGGGAGAGAGCTTGATGCGTTCTGGACAGGTGGTCGAGATGGTGGAGGAGTTCATCTCCATCAATCGGATTTCTGAGCCGGTGGAGTGATTTAGGTTCCAGGTTTCGGGTGCTCGTTAGATCGGGCCGGTTCTTTTGGTCGGTGGGTGGGGGATGGGCTGCTTTTTTGGAAGTCACTTTGAATGCCTTTTTTGCCGGCCCCGTCCATGGGGAGAACCTGCAATCTTAGGCTTATGAGAATCAAAACTGCACTCCAAACCCTGGTCGTCGCTTCGGCCATCTTGCTTCCCGCAACCAGTCAAGCACGTCCTTGCGATGCTTCCGGCAATCTGGTTTTCGAGCTGGCCAGGCAAGCCGAGCGCTTGCAACACGTCGCCCGTCACCAGCTCAATTATGGCTGTCCGGTGACGCGTCAGCGGGCGGCTCAAATCAGAAAGACAGCCCACCATTACGCGGTAGCGGCCTGTGCCCTGCGAGATCAGTATCGCAAGGCGCCCAATTTGGCCCTCCATTGCGGTGCGGTGGATCGGCTGAACCAATGTGCCCATGGCTTCACGTGCGCGGTGCGCGGTCTTTCCCACCAACCAGCTCTGCTGGGGCAGTTGCGCCGGACCCAGGCGGTCCGGGCTTCCATGAATCGA
This genomic stretch from Verrucomicrobiota bacterium harbors:
- the trpC gene encoding indole-3-glycerol phosphate synthase TrpC codes for the protein MDRLAEIIAHKRREIQPLLARAETLRVAALERNDYRSLEAALDSNGECLRLIAEVKKASPSAGVISPDFDPVQIAKTYAAAGAHALSILTDEEFFQGRLEYLTRIRQEVALPCLRKDFIIHEAQIFEAAVAGADAVLLIVAALSQEELLHLLDVAARHHLDALVEVHDAEELRRALDSPARLIGINNRNLKTFEVDLATTHALAEEVEEGRILISESGIKTVAHAREVFRGGADAILVGESLMRSGQVVEMVEEFISINRISEPVE